AGCCAGAACTGGTTGTTTAATAAAAATAATCCCGATAACGCTACCAACTGGTTTAGCGCTTCTTCAATAGGCCTGTCGCTGAAGATCCCCATTTTCGACGGTTTCGGCCGCCGCTCCAGGGTAAGCCAGGCAAACGTAACACTGCGTCAGCTGAGCAAACAGATTGAAGACACAGAACTGTCGCTCAATACCGAATACGAAAATGCCAAGCTGAATGTACGTAACAACCTGTCTACCATCGGCACCCAGAAGGAGAATGTTGACCTGGCCAACGAAGTGTATTATTCAACAGAAAATAATTACAAACTCGGACTGGCAGGGCTGACAGACCTGCTCAATGCTGAAACTTCTCTTACGGATGCACAGAACAGCTATAATGAAGCACTGCTTCAATACAAACTTGCTGAACTGGATATCATCAGGAGCAAAGGTTCGCTGAGAGATCTTCTTAACTAATCGTATAAATAAAGCTTACAACATACAAACTTATTTTACAGATGAAAAAGTTCATAATCTGGGGCGTGGTAACAATTGGAGCTGTGGTGCTGATCATGTGGAAACTCAACGCTAATAAAAAAGCCAATGAGGCCAAAACCGAATTCGTAAAGCAGAGTAATATCGGGGATATACCGGTGCTGGTACAGAAAGTATCGCGCACAGATTTCTCCCAGGGGTTTCTGGCCAACGGTAACTTCGCGCCTATCCGGGAATTATCTTACCTCGCGGAAACTGCCGGCCGTATCACCAAACTGCTGGTAGATGAAGGCAGTGTAGTGAAACAAGGACAGGCGATCGCCTATATCGATGGAGAAATTATAAGTACAGACCTGGTATCTGCAAAAGCAAACCTCAACCAGCTGAAAATAGATAAGGAAAGATACGAAAGTGCTTTCCAGACAGGCGGTGTTACCCGGCAACAAATGGAAGATGCCAAACTGCAGTACGACCTGGCGAAATCCAAGTTCGAAGCAGCCAGCCGCCGTGTAAGCGATACTTATGTGAAAGCGCCTATCTCCGGTATCATTAATAAAAAATACATAGAACAGGGCGCCTATCTTTCTGTAGGAAATAAAATGTTCGATATCGTGGATGTGTCCCGCCTGAAACTGGCGGTATCTGTTCCGGAAGGTCAGGTAGTATCGCTGAAGAAAGGTCAGAAAGTATCCGTTACGTCTAACGTTTTCCCTGAAACTCAATACGAAGGCACCATTACTTTCATTGCTCCCAAAGGTGATAATTCCCTGAATTACCCGGTGGAAATGGAAGTAAGCAATATCGCCGGTAAAGATCTGAAAGCCGGTATGTATGGTACTGCCCACTTCGTAGATCCGCAGGCGGCACAAACCATCTTCATTGCCCGCACTGCATTTGTTGGCGGCGTGAACAG
The genomic region above belongs to Chitinophaga sp. 180180018-3 and contains:
- a CDS encoding efflux RND transporter periplasmic adaptor subunit produces the protein MKKFIIWGVVTIGAVVLIMWKLNANKKANEAKTEFVKQSNIGDIPVLVQKVSRTDFSQGFLANGNFAPIRELSYLAETAGRITKLLVDEGSVVKQGQAIAYIDGEIISTDLVSAKANLNQLKIDKERYESAFQTGGVTRQQMEDAKLQYDLAKSKFEAASRRVSDTYVKAPISGIINKKYIEQGAYLSVGNKMFDIVDVSRLKLAVSVPEGQVVSLKKGQKVSVTSNVFPETQYEGTITFIAPKGDNSLNYPVEMEVSNIAGKDLKAGMYGTAHFVDPQAAQTIFIARTAFVGGVNSNEIYVLEGNKAKKRKVVAGRIVGDQVEIREGLNEGETVITSGQINLTDGAAVAIQAGNK